CGCCAGCTTCATCGCATAAAACCATCACAGGCATTCCATAGTATTAGAAACTAAATCTTGTGGAATATTTTTCTATGAAATGAGGAACTATAGCTTCTCCTACTCTTTACTTTTTTCTCTTTGCCCAAAATACCTTGCCTGCAAATTGCCTTATTTTCTGCGTTCTCGCCCCGTCTATATTAGCAACAGGTAGAATTGTTCCATCCAATGTGGGGGTATAAATCAAACTGAATGATGTAAAGGTCTTTCACCATCCCACTAAGAACTGAGGTATGAATAAATTTTTTGTTTATACTGTAGGAAACCCTTGAAAAGGACGAAGCCTTCAAAGCTATGGAGTAATATATTTATCATGGAGGCGAGATAATGAGTGAGGTATCTCTTCTTATAGCCTTTACCGCTGGTTTGTTGTCCTTTCTGTCTCCTTGTGTCCTGCCTATAATTCCTGGTTATATATCCTACATATCTGGCATAGGAGCACAGGAGGTAAAAGAAAAGGGTGGCTTTAGCAAAAAGGCTTTTGTAGCTTCGCTTCTTTTTGTGGTGGGTTTTTCCATAGTCTTTACCCTTATGGGTGCTACCGCAACGGGTATAGGTGGGCTCTTGAGAGAATATCAAGACCACATAGCAAAGGTGGGTGGTGGTATAGTGGTTTTCTTTGGTCTGCATTTTGCTGGTGTTATGCTAAGACCCAGTTTTTTAAAGGAGCTGGCAGGCGTATCCGCACTTATACTTGCTTTCTTTTTTCTCGGCATTATTTCTCAGAAGACCCTCTTTGACCTATTGGGCATAGTTCTTGTGGTAGCTTTTCTTTACCTTTTTGGTCTTCATGAGGTGTTATACAGGCAGATGAGAAAGGAAATGAAGGGTAGTGTTTCTGGATTGGGTGCTTTGGCGGTGGGTATGCTCTTTGCCTTTGGATGGAGTCCTTGCATAGGTCCAGTGCTTGGCTCAATCCTGCTGTATGCCAGTCAACAGGAGACCGCTCTTCAGGGTGCGAGCCTTCTCTTTGCCTATTCTATGGGTATGGGTATTCCCTTTCTCATAGCGGGTGGTTTGCTCTCTGCCTTTCTTGGCTTTGTGAGGAGTTTTGGACGCTTCTTTGGTGTTGTGGAGGTTGTGGGCGGGCTTTTGCTTATACTTTTAGGGGTCTTGCTTACCATGGGCAAGTTGGCGGAAATATCTCTTTTGCTGGGTGCATAGATGCTTCTTTTGATAGACTACGGAATGGGCAATTTAAGGAGCGTGTCAAAGGCACTTGAGAAGGTAGGCTTTTCTGTAAAGGTCAGCTCAGACCCAGAAGAGGTAAAGAGGGCAGAGGTATTGGTCTTACCGGGTGTGGGTGCCTTTAGGGATGCCATGGAAAACTTGAAGAAACTTGGGCTTTTGAAAGAGATACTAAGGCATATTGAAAAGGGAAAACCCTATATGGGTATATGCCTTGGGCTTCAACTACTCTTTGAAAGGAGTTATGAGTTTGGAGAAACAGAAGGCTTTGGAGTGCTTGAGGGTGAGGTGGTTTTACTTCCACCAAAGGTCAAAGTGCCACACATAGGTTGGAATCAACTCTGGAGGCAAAAGCCTTCTGACCTTCTTAATGGCATCAAAGAGGGTGAATACTT
The Aquificaceae bacterium DNA segment above includes these coding regions:
- a CDS encoding cytochrome c biogenesis protein CcdA; amino-acid sequence: MSEVSLLIAFTAGLLSFLSPCVLPIIPGYISYISGIGAQEVKEKGGFSKKAFVASLLFVVGFSIVFTLMGATATGIGGLLREYQDHIAKVGGGIVVFFGLHFAGVMLRPSFLKELAGVSALILAFFFLGIISQKTLFDLLGIVLVVAFLYLFGLHEVLYRQMRKEMKGSVSGLGALAVGMLFAFGWSPCIGPVLGSILLYASQQETALQGASLLFAYSMGMGIPFLIAGGLLSAFLGFVRSFGRFFGVVEVVGGLLLILLGVLLTMGKLAEISLLLGA
- the hisH gene encoding imidazole glycerol phosphate synthase subunit HisH — its product is MLLLIDYGMGNLRSVSKALEKVGFSVKVSSDPEEVKRAEVLVLPGVGAFRDAMENLKKLGLLKEILRHIEKGKPYMGICLGLQLLFERSYEFGETEGFGVLEGEVVLLPPKVKVPHIGWNQLWRQKPSDLLNGIKEGEYFYFVHSYHVVPKRQDIVLTTTDYGIDFVSSIEYENIFAVQFHPEKSQKAGLRLLENFRRRLYG